Within Lasioglossum baleicum unplaced genomic scaffold, iyLasBale1 scaffold0151, whole genome shotgun sequence, the genomic segment AGCTTAGCGAACGCGGGCGTACACATCTGGGTTTACACATCTGGGGTTGTAATTTATGACGGTGAGGGTTCTTTAGAGTTGTATCTTGAGTGACCGTGAATATTCTTAGCCCGGGACGAAGTAAGTATTCCGAGAATTGCTGgatgtacaaaataacatttggccgtacctgagtgaccgtagcataaataatcttctaatcCGAAAAACGGTTGGTATCGGctatatcataaataaaatacgaagtcGACCCTGAAGCTCTTTATCTCGCGAGGCAGTATGGTTCACTGCAGATGCTATGGTTCTTTATGTTTAAGGGAGAATTTCCGTTAACGAATTTCTTgcgaggaaaaacatttctttgtgtaggactACGATCCGTTGCGACGGAACATGCTCCCCCTCGTTGATCGGTTCGAACGATCAATACAATATAAGACATTGACTCACTTGGTTTATGTTGAGACAGCAGCACTGGATGATTGTGCGCTGTTTGAATTAGGAAGAGGCGCTAGCCTCTTCACGTTTCGCGTGTACGTGCCGTTGATGGTACGAACGGTTACTGCCCTTATGATCCCGTCTGGCCCTGGATGAATTTGTTGTATTCGACCTAGATGCCAACACAATGGTGGCAGAGAATCGTCCTTCAGAAGTACAACAGTTCCGATGTTGATCTCGTGACCTCCCCTGGTCCACTTGTGACGAATGTTAAGCTGATGAACATATTCTTTGTGCCATCGTTTCCAGAAATCTTGTTTGACCTTCTGGATATGTTGCCAAGTAGACAGGCGATTGGATGGCGTTTGGCTGAAATCAGTCTCGGTAATGCACGTCAAAGAACCACCGATCAGGAAATGGCCCGGAGTAAGAGCGGACATGTCGTTCGGGTCCGACGAGAGAGGTGTCAGAGGACGCGAATTGAGTATGGCTTCGACCTCGATGACGAATGTAGTAAATTGTTCATGTGTGAACAGTTCTATGCCGACGACTCGTTTCATGTGGTGTTTAAATGATTTAACGGCGGCCTCCCACAATCCACCGAAATGAGGTGATAACGCTGGCATGAAGTGCCACGAAATTTCCTTGGCAgttaagaaatgattaaatttcTCATCCTTGGATAATGTTTGTTGAAGTGCGATTAACTCATTGTTCGCGCCAACGAAATTTGTACCATTATCTGAGTAAATGTTCTTGCAAATTCCTCGTCGCGCTataaatcgtttgagagcggcAATGAATGCTTCTGTTGTCAAATCGCTGACGACCTCTAAATGGACGGCTTTAGTTGCAAAGCAAACAAAAACGGCCACGTATACCTTGACTCGGACTCGATTTCTGAATTGCCGCTCCTTTATTTAAAAGGGACCGCAATAATCTATGCCGCTGGTTAGGAACGGGCGACCCTCGGTAACGCGCGCGGCAGGTAGATTGCCCATAACATAATCGACGGGATTGGGGTTCATCCGGAAACACTTGATGCAGCCCCGAACTATTTGGCGTGTTGTATTTTTTCCGTCGATTGGCCAATATAACTGTCGTACGTCGTAGAGTGTGGCTGTAATTCCTGAATGATGGTTTTTCTGATGCGAATCTCGTATGATGAGTCTAGTAATGTGATGTCCCCGAGGCAATAATATCGGATGTTTCTGTTCGAAAGACAGAGAGGAATTTTGCAATCGTCCACCAACGCGCAGAATTCCTTCGTCATCGAGAAATGGACACAACGGTTGTAATTTACTGGGGTTTGATAATTTTCCTGACCTCAAATCGCGAATGTCCTGAGCGAAAGTAACGGCTTGTAATAGCTTGATTATTCGTTTGTTGGCATCTTGTAGTTCCTTGAGAGATAAAGACCCGGTGTTTTGATTATTGACTCGAAAGCGCAAGCAATAGGCTACGATTCGTCGGAGTTTTTGTATGCATGAGTATCGTATCAAGATCtcatcggttcggatagtcgaacCTACTAAACATGTTATTGAACGCAATTCAGGCAATTCATCGCATTTGGTGAATCTTGCGGGTGGCCATTTCGTTTGCTCCTTTGAGAGCCACTCAGGTCCGTTACGCCAAAGCACATTGTTGTTGAACTCGGCTGCGGTGATTCCGCGAGAAATGAGGTCGGCTGGATTGTCTGCTGACCGAATGTACCGCCATGATTGAATGTCTGTTTTCCGTTGGATATCGGCTACGCGGTTCGCGACGAAGGTCTTTAAATTTGAAGGTTGCTTGCGTAACCAACCTAAGACGACTGTCGAATCTGTCCAGAAAGTGGTCTTGTCGATATTATGCGTCAATGCATTCCGCGTGGTTTGGAACAAGGTAGCCAATAGTGCAGCACCGCATAGTTCCAATCGAGCCAGTGTGATTTGGCTGAGTGGTGCGACTCGTGATTTGGCACAGAGTAGATGCGCGTGAATGGACCCGGATTTATCAATtgtccgtatatatatacaggcGCCGTAGGCCCTTTCGCTGGCGTCGCAAAACCCGTGTATTTCTGTCTGTCTCGCGTTTTTCAATCTAACCAAACGGTTGAATTCGATATTGTTGAGTTGCTGTAGGTCACCTTCAAAGTTCATCCATTCTGTGTGGATGCTGGCTGGGACAGACCCGTCCCAAGAGATTTTTAAGGTCCATAGTTGTTGCATCAATATCTTGGCAACAATTGTGATAGGTCCGAGTAGCCCGAGTGGATCATAGATCTTCGCGATGGTCGATAATATATTTCGTTTAGTGATTTCAGTGTTCGCGGCAGGTTGAACTGAATATCGGATCGCGTCGTGCCTGGCGTCCCATGATACCCCTAATGTTTTCATGGTAGATTCATCACCGAGAATCTTTGGATGGATTAATTCCTTACTTAAGGTTGATAACAACCTCGGTTCATTTGACGCCCACTGTCGAATATTGAGACCGCCTCGTTTCAATAGGGTGATTATTTGATGTTGTAACTTCTTCGCCTCCGCTAGCGAATCGGTACCGGTCAATAAATCATCGACGTACAGGTCTTTCTTGATTCGAGCCGCTGCTTCCGGAAAATCGCGTGCTTCGTCGTCTGCCAATTCGTGTAAGCATCGTATGGCTAGATAGGGAGCTGGCGCGAGCCCGAACGTAACGGTATTCAATTCGTATGTATTGATTTCTTGGTGTGCGTCTCGCCATAATATTCTCTGGTAAACGCGATCTTCGGGTCGAACGAGGAATTGACGATACATCTTTTCGATGTCTCCGGTTATGACGTATGCATGCATTCGGAATCTTAATAGCAGCGACAGAAGGTCGTCTTGTAACGTGGGACCGATTCGGAGGGTGTCGTTCAACGAGAGATTCGTGCTTGTTTTGGCTGACCCGTCGAACACGACCCGGAGCTTGGTTGTTGAACTCGTTAGTTTTATGACGGCGTGATGTGGTAAGTAAAACCCTGGTGCGTGCGTGTTCGTCGCGCGTGTCATGTGTCCGAGTGAACGATATTCGTCTATCACCTTTGTGTATTGCTCTCTTAACTCCGGATCACGTTCTAATTTTCGTTCAAGTGTTCGAAAACGGTTCAAGGCACGCGAATGTGACTCTCCGAGTTGTTCCCATTTTTCATTGAAGGGTAATGCTACTATGTATCGACCGGACTCGTTGCGTTTCATGGTTGCGCTAAAATGACCTTCACAAGCTTGATCTTCAAGTGATCGGAATTGTTTAACGGCTCCTTCCTCGATTTCCCAGAATTTTTGTAGTTCGAAATTTACGTTGGTGGAAAGGGTTCGATGGCTCGCTCGTGATGTCGTGACGAGATCACCTCCTAAGATCCATCCGAATTGGGTCTTTTGTAATATAAGATCGACGTTGTTCTGTTTTGATAGATTGATTTGGCCTATGCTGAGACATGACAACGCGGGCCCGGTCCCGAGCAACATATCAATCTTTCCTGGGCGATGAAAGTCTGGATCGGCTAAACGCAGATTTGCTGGTATACGAAGATTGTCTCGGTCGATTTGATTGTCCGGTACTGATCCTGCGATCCGTGGTATCGTGCAAAACGTCAATGTTCGTTGATAATTTGTTAATCGAGATTTGACTGTGGCGGTCACGAGGCTGCTTGATGTGGTATTCAATTGATTTAAAGCTTCAATGACTGCTGTCTGACGGGTCGTCGGTAAACCCGATCGTTTCGCGAGTTCGTCCGTGATGAGGTTTGCGTTGGAACACGTGTCGATCAGCGTACGGCACAATATCGGATTGCGATCGCGATCTAGTATATAAATTCGTGCGGTGGTCAACAGACCGTTCGTTATTCCGTTTGACAAGAGGGTACGAGTAGGAAGTGATAACTGTCTGGCGATTCCCGATGCTAGTCAGGCCTCTGCGGTTGGAATTGTAGATTTCTGGTCAATGTGAAGTCGAGTGTTATGTCTCTGTCCGCACATACGACATTGACCTCTGACGCAGTTCTCGAATTTGTGATTTGATTGCAGGCAGTTTTGGCACAATCTCGCGGTTCGCACAGCTGCCCAGCGATCGTCGATTGTCATATTCATGAATTTAGGACACGCGAAGGATTTGTGCGTTCGCGAGTTGCAGAACTTGCATGCTTGTCCAGAGgtcgttgtcacgaatgttcgtTTTCGAGGTACAGGTGATGATGAGATCTCTTTCGATCTCGTCGCGGATGCCCAGGATCTTTTCGAGGGTCGTGATCGCGTGCTTGTCGACGGACGGTGGGTTTCTGGCAACGCGGTTCTGACTTGATTTACTGCTGACGCGCGAGAGCTGCCTTGATGCGATGCGTTACGAAGGTGTTTAAACATCGCTGTTGCCTGAGGCATCTGCGTATCCAAAAATGTTTGTTCCCAAGTTCGGCGCGTCTCAGAATCCATACGATCGATCGCGATGCTGATAATAAAGTCATTCGCGATGTCCTCCCATGATCGGCCAAGGGTTTGCAGCGAACGGATGTGCGATTGAAGGTGGTTTACTAGATTGTTGATCGCGTCGGGCGTACTGTTTGGCATTGCCGGCGTTTCGAGCAGTAGTGCGGTGTGTCGGAGAACGAGTGCGCGTTGATTATCGTAAGTTTCCATTAATTGGGCCCATGCTGCTTGGTAGTTTACCTCGCTCATTGTGAATGATTCGATGGCGGCTTGTGCTTGTCCCGATACCGATAGTCTTAAATAGTTGAACCGTTGTATGTCTGTTAGTCCTGTGTGTTTTTGTATTAGACTCAAGAACGCGTCTTTAAAGGGTAGCCATTTTTCAAGGCGACCGTCGAATATTGGAAGATTCATTTTCGGCAGATGCACCCCGCTTATGCTAGTCGACGTGGACGGTGCCGGTGAATCTGTCACGGTTCTTGTCGATTGGCTAATGGTCGGTTCGAAACCTTCTAACAACTGTATCGCGTTAGCTAACGCGTCATCGTACACCGTGGTTACATCCTTGCGTTCAGTCTCGGTCTGGTCGAAATCTTCGTGATGCCCTATCTCATCTTGTGCGTCGTTGAAACCGTTGAATTGCTTTCTTAGACGATCTATTCGTTCGCGTAATTTTGTACGCGCGGTCGCGGAATCTTGATATTCTGTTAGCTCGTTAGTGAAGTTGGTCAAGTTGGATTTGAAAACACGTTGTTTGTGTTTGAGAGCGCGAATGCGTACGGTTGATTTGGCTGAATTAGCCATTTCGAAGAGTTCTGACTGATGTTTGTCACGTGTGGTTCCTGATCGGTTAATTCAATGTAACGTGCCTACCTTGAGCTGATCTGAACGTCTGCTGCTTTGGATGGACGATGTTGATTGTTGATGACGGCTAAGGCTCGTTGATTCCTCCAATCTCGCTGTTGTTGTTCGCACTGGATTGTTCGTACTTGCACTGCACTGTATTGCCACTAGGCCaccgatccggctcgaaggaccaaatgttcGTTCGCGTAATTTTGCCGATTTCAAAATGTTTGATTGTAAAGAAATGGGTTCGCGACTGTTCGAATGTTATCCGCCAAACTAATTTTAGACAACTATTTCAATGTAAATAACGGATCGTGTGGACAAGGAATTGACTGGAGGAATCGCGTTTCGTTCGAGATCTGTTGgtgaactcgtcagtaaggctaatccaacagatcctgccttagacgcgcgcagatcaaaccgtgttgatctgtattgtaGTGAAATGTGCTGATCGTGTATGCAGCAATCACGTGAGACGCTCAAGCAAGACTGGTCAGTGTTACTCGTTCAGAGATTCGGAAACGAACTGCTGAAAGTACTGTACGTTGGCCTTAGCGAGAGGTCGGTTAGGCTCCTCGTGGGTGGAGAGGTTGACCTTAGACGAGGAAAGGGAAGTAGAATCTATTATAATGAGGGAAAGAACTGTCCGGGTTGGTTCAGTCAACTCGTCGTTTACCAATCAGGACACCCTTAATTGTTCAAACTTCCTTCCATGGTGACTGAGAGGCTGGTCTAGTCGGAAGGAAGAGTGGGGTGCTACCTGGTATGAAGGCAAGAGCGGTAATTGACGTCGCTCGACGGTTGACTGTCGCCCCTTGACCGTAtccttaaagaattgaatgtttaaCCTTGGACTGAGCTTAGCGAACGCGGGCGTACACATCTGGGTTTACACATCTGGGGTTGTAATTTATGACGGTGAGGGTTCTTTAGAGTTGTATCTTGAGTGACCGTGAATATTCTTAGCCCGGGACGAAGTAAGTATTCCGAGAATTACTGgatgtacaaaataacatttggccgtacctgagtgaccgtagcataaataatcttctaatccgaaaaacggttggtaacggctatatcataaataaaatacgaagtcGACCCTGAAGCTCTTTATCTCGCGAGGCAGTATGGTTCACTGCAGATGCTATGGTTCTTTATGTTTAAGGGAGAATTTCCGTTAACGAATTTCTTgcgaggaaaaacatttctttgtgtaggactacgatccgttgcgacggaacaatttgattctgaaaaatgaatgtataacatgtgtattcgtgtatattttgtaactcgtaggacacgccctggagtctttttctccaggagaaaattaataaaaatataaaatataaaaatagaaaattaaaattattttaatattgtgttatatgatttgATCTTTTTtagaaagctagagcaattagtttactacaggatgtgaaacgaaattttttcaaaatgcaattaatcggaattgttgaaaatttaaaaaatacattttgtaggtctgtgtcaattatatgcactgtgaaagtttcatcgaaatcgattggttCGGGAAAACAacaacaggcattgaaagatttaagaatccttagatttattgtagttagaggccgaaaatcgtggaaatctgcaatttttaccatctttaaacgtttgtatgtagttcattgcaacgtcgaccgattttgacgaatttttcagaatatgttaaattgatacagatcgacaaaacgaattttttacattttcaatataggtccgcataaaaaagttgaaaatgcaacttttagtattttttcattacaatctttgaaaaaatttacttttcacatcctgtagtaaactcatTGATCTAGCTTCCAACAAAAgtgcaaatcgtatagtacaataacaaaatagttatcgtcttttttagagcgtccttaaacttttgtccactactgtaACTGCCTCAGGACTTTGCTATCTCATTATCGTAATATACtgagttggaaagaaagttcgtagcgttttcaaattaagaatcgaagataaaattaaggtatttattcatatgtttattcaataacacgagaagttacctcgaaaatggcaattgttaatagaacagaatggaaaatatgggaTGGAATAAatctctgaataaatatctgaattttagctttcaattttaatttacaaacgctactaactttcgttccaacccaatagataCGTCCCAGATAGCATATTACGTCTTACAGACGTCGCTTTCTCGTCTTTTTTACGTCTTTACGTCTCTGAAAGACACCCTTTATACGTCCATAAAGACGTCTTTTTGTAGACGTCGTTTTTGCAGTTTTTTTTACATTACGtttcaattacatgtaattgtaattggtaattgcacttgcttgacgaatcactgtaattgtaattgtggtccgcaattacaattactggttgagccaaagtaattgcagttaccaattacaattacatataattgtaatattatttctgcaattcccaagtaattttaatgcaattacaaaagtaattgtaattggtagttgcaattacaagtaattgtaatgggtagttgcaattacttaacgttagaatggcactaaaaaaaggtaattagatacctactcaatgtGTTTggaaacatttattatttattaaattacaattCTTAAGAAATAGGTTCACTTGTCACTTACATTGACAATGTAGTTTTcactaggaaatatttattattctatcTATGAAATATCTATGCACATCTTTTACACATCTTTTTGGAGATCCTTCAGGCATCTTTTAAACGTCTTTTACGCGTCTTTCGGggcatcttttaggcgactttTCACGCATTTTTCCGGCATCTTTTAGACGTCTTTTTCAGACGCATAAAATCTTCAAATGTaagaaaaagttataaaaaaattagaatctatatgtatatatgttacTACTTTCATGCACTGTTTGAGGGAATTGGTCTTCGAAAAGACCTTATTACAATTCAGAAATTTTTATGCAGTTGGAGGGATTCGAACTCGGGACCAGGGTTACCACATATTCTAGTCTCGCCAGgtcccttacccttccgcccctcgtcCAGCTGCGCAGCGAGgcccgcctttgcttcccccactcttcccactaacgctgacgcgttaattaattaatgttaattAGTTAACgttaattaattgattaatgttcttataatataaatgtatgtcgattaagtgacatacacgaattcaaagtaaattaaaagtaaacattttactttcaatattaaataaagatttattttacagttctATATTTACAAGTAATTCAGTCCGGGAAAAATCCTCTTTTGTACGTCTCATTCTTGCCGTAAAAACGACTTCTCCGAAGAGACGGCTTTTACACATCCATAAAGGCGTCATTTTGGAGACGTCGTTTTTACGGCAGAAATGAGACGTATAAAAGGTCCTTCCTTCAACCTTAAAAACGACGTCTCAAAAAGATGCCATTGTGGACGTATAAAGGGCGTCTTTTAGAGACGTAAGACGTAAAGGCGTAAAAATGACGAGAAAACGACGCCTGTAAGACATCCTGTGCTATCTGGTTagtagcacaaaatattgtatacatattcaTGTAGTATTAAATATACATCCAAcctgtttttaatattcaaatatacagCTTTACACAGTGGCGATATCGTAACCAATGAGGCTCTACCGAGGTGCGATTATTACTAGTTGAAAACtttattcaaatatacatacaatatttatgttacataatgtaacaaattttttttctcgctattgttacttgtagcaaaaaatgtttcagcagaggcttgaatggtatcgagtgcagcatattttgatgttattagtttttttgtgagaggacgcgtaaaggtcatataaagttcaactttgtttttttaaatggaatgagatatttttttatacatcaatcgatgcagctggacattcgttataaaaaagtactaacctatgtatgtcgaaaagctaatagttcaggagatattacaatttcaataactctaaaataccattactgtcgtactaagacgttacacaagtaagtaaacactaacgtcttagtacgacagtaatggtattttagagttatttaaattgaaatatctcctgaactattagcttttcgacatacataggttactacttttttataacgaaaatccagctgcatcgattgatgtataaaaactagagggttattgttgctcgctcgcttcgctcgctcgcgggtaggactgctcttgcgagagggttagtggtacacatgactagtagggcctgcagctattaatgttttttattttgtgtgtgactctccaagagccacacaaagaacttcccgattcgttagttgcagtatattattatcattatttttagtacgttttaataagattatatgttttcagggaaattcaatagttttctacttatcaaaatgtttgctatatggcgtcacattaaaccaacatcgtaggctcgttgctcgcttggttccttgttatagcatactaatgttgcaaaataaattgtcttaattagtttttcgcaaacgatacaactcctcattatccgggtttgcagtattgatcttggttttcttcgatactgttaatttaaattgaggACTTGGGTAGAGGCGTGTAAGTGTAAGCGTTGTGTGAGAGCGAAGTGTGATAAAAAGCGAAATATTTAGCGGTAAGAGTAGATGTAAAGCGGTGAAAAGTTGCGCTAGAAAGAGTATAGGGTAGGGAGCGGGAGGTGGAAGAGGGATAGGCGCGGGTCTAAAGGCTAGAGCGTAGGGTGGATGGAAGCGAGTTAGGGTCGTAAAGGTTAGGAAAACAGCAATAAATAGATAGGAACATGGAGGATGGCGCGCTAGGGTGGGGGAAGCCGTCCGTCGGCAGCGACAGTGCAGCCGATAAAACAGGGATACCGGTAAACCCGATCCCGTTGGTAACGAGGACACCGGTAAAGAACGAAATCAGGAAGTCGAGAAGAGGTCGGCCCGCAAACGCGGAGAAAGTAGTAAAGGATGGTAACGGTAAGGATAAGGGGACGATAGaggaatttttgaataaaattgagaagAAAGTGGGGGAAGAGAGTAATCGAGCGGCGGATTTTTTAGAGGGGTATGAGCAAGGGGCAGAGATGCAAGGCAAGAAGGAAGCTGAAGGAGATAAACAGCAAAAAGGGGACATATCGGAGATATTAGCTGCCCTAGCAAACTTAGTAGGGGAGGTACAAGGTTTAAGAGGTGAAATGAGAGAAAACAATAGCACATTAGAACGAGAAGTAAAGGatttaaaaaagatgataaGAGAGAAGGAGGTAAGATGGGAGAAGGAGAGGGAAGAGTTGCGGGACAGGATCAAGCAGCTCGAGGATAAGGTGGGGCATTTTGGGGAGAGGGAGGACTGTAATAATAACATATCTATGCAAAAGAGAATAGAAGAGTTAGAAGGCAGAAACACAGAGGTAGGTAGAATGAGTAGAATGATGGAATGGCAGGATAGAAGGGACAGAAGGAATAATGTGGTAATGAAGGGACTAATGATAAACAAGGAGAGAGCAAAAGAAGAAGTCGGGAAGTTCTTTAGAGAGAAATTGCAGACAAGTGTTGACGTACTGTGGGCAAGAGTAGTAGGTCCACAAGGAAAGGAAGCTATAATAATAGGTCTAAAGAGCTGGGAGGAAAAACAGGAAGTAATGAAGAGGAAAAGTAAGCTGAGGGGCAGCAAAGTTTTTATAAACCACGATCTGACCAAAGCAGAGAGAGAAATACAGGGTAAAATTCTAGTAGCTGCAAGGGAGGAaaggaaaaaaggaagaagTGCGAGAGTAGGTTACCAGAAGTTAATGGTAGAGGGAAGATGGATAGAATGGAATGACAAGGTAAGAGAGAGACCGGTCAATAGGGGGCATcaggattttcaataaatcgGTGGAGCAGCCAGGACACTTGTAAGGAAAGGGCAATCGAAGGGGAAAGAACGGGTAAAATGATCTTCTGGAACGTTGCAGGaatctcaaataaggacactgaGTTCTGGAATTATATTCAGAACTTCGAGTTTGTGGGTCTTTCTGAGACATGGTTGGAAGAAAAAGGTTGggaaagaataaagaataagttgcCGTCAGGCTTCGAGTGGAAATGCCAATTCGCAAGGAGGGAATACAAGAAGGGCAGGGCAAGTGGAGGAATAATTACAGGAGTTAGGAATGAGTGGCTTGCGGGAAAGGCAGAAACGGAAGTAACAGATGTAGTAGAAAGAAAACTGAAGGTGGGAGGAAAGAATTGGAAGATACTTACAGTCTATAACAGAGACGGAATGAGGAAAATTGAAAAGCGGATCGACGAATTGGTTCAGGTGGAGAAGGAGGAATTTCTGATCGTTGCAGGGGATATGAACGCAAGAACTGGTAGCAAAGGAGATATGTATCTGGGGGAGAGAAGGGAGGATCAGACGAAAAGGAAGTCGAAGGACACAGGGAGTAACGAGGAGGGAGAATTGCTTCTACAGCTAATAGAGAATAGAGGATGGCACATGGCTAACGGAAACATACAAGGGGATAATGAAGGCGAGTACACCTATGTGGGATGCAGAGGGGCTACGGTTATTGACTACGCTATAAGCAATACGGCAGGGCTAGAGCAAATTATAGGATTCGAAGTCGAGAGTAGAATAGAATCAGACCACATGCCTATTTGTATAACCTTCCGAATTCCGAAGAGTAGCAGAAAGGATAGGCAAGCGGAGAAGAGCAAAGTTAGGGAAATTATGTGCTGGGGGAAAGAGAGTGTGGAGCGTTACCAAAGCAATATAGAGATGCTAGAGCTGGTAGAAAGCGGAGTAGAGGAGAGCTGGATGGAGTTGAAAAAAGGTATAAGCGAAAGTGTAGTCAAGAAAAGTATCGAATAAAGGAAAGAAAGATGGGATACAGAGTGTGGTGGGATAAGGAATGTAGG encodes:
- the LOC143220059 gene encoding uncharacterized protein LOC143220059, yielding MANSAKSTVRIRALKHKQRVFKSNLTNFTNELTEYQDSATARTKLRERIDRLRKQFNGFNDAQDEIGHHEDFDQTETERKDVTTVYDDALANAIQLLEGFEPTISQSTRTVTDSPAPSTSTSISGVHLPKMNLPIFDGRLEKWLPFKDAFLSLIQKHTGLTDIQRFNYLRLSVSGQAQAAIESFTMSEVNYQAAWAQLMETYDNQRALVLRHTALLLETPAMPNSTPDAINNLVNHLQSHIRSLQTLGRSWEDIANDFIISIAIDRMDSETRRTWEQTFLDTQMPQATAMFKHLRNASHQGSSRASAVNQVRTALPETHRPSTSTRSRPSKRSWASATRSKEISSSPVPRKRTFVTTTSGQACKFCNSRTHKSFACPKFMNMTIDDRWAAVRTARLCQNCLQSNHKFENCVRGQCHRDRNPILCRTLIDTCSNANLITDELAKRSGLPTTRQTAVIEALNQLNTTSSSLVTATVKSRLTNYQRTLTFCTIPRIAGSVPDNQIDRDNLRIPANLRLADPDFHRPGKIDMLLGTGPALSCLSIGQINLSKQNNVDLILQKTQFGWILGGDLVTTSRASHRTLSTNVNFELQKFWEIEEGAVKQFRSLEDQACEGHFSATMKRNESGRYIVALPFNEKWEQLGESHSRALNRFRTLERKLERDPELREQYTKVIDEYRSLGHMTRATNTHAPGFYLPHHAVIKLTSSTTKLRVVFDGSAKTSTNLSLNDTLRIGPTLQDDLLSLLLRFRMHAYVITGDIEKMYRQFLVRPEDRVYQRILWRDAHQEINTYELNTVTFGLAPAPYLAIRCLHELADDEARDFPEAAARIKKDLYVDDLLTGTDSLAEAKKLQHQIITLLKRGGLNIRQWASNEPRLLSTLSKELIHPKILGDESTMKTLGVSWDARHDAIRYSVQPAANTEITKRNILSTIAKIYDPLGLLGPITIVAKILMQQLWTLKISWDGSVPASIHTEWMNFEGDLQQLNNIEFNRLVRLKNARQTEIHGFCDASERAYGACIYIRTIDKSGSIHAHLLCAKSRVAPLSQITLARLELCGAALLATLFQTTRNALTHNIDKTTFWTDSTVVLGWLRKQPSNLKTFVANRVADIQRKTDIQSWRYIRSADNPADLISRGITAAEFNNNVLWRNGPEWLSKEQTKWPPARFTKCDELPELRSITCLVARRGICKNIYSDNGTNFVGANNELIALQQTLSKDEKFNHFLTAKEISWHFMPALSPHFGGLWEAAVKSFKHHMKRVVGIELFTHEQFTTFVIEVEAILNSRPLTPLSSDPNDMSALTPGHFLIGGSLTCITETDFSQTPSNRLSTWQHIQKVKQDFWKRWHKEYVHQLNIRHKWTRGGHEINIGTVVLLKDDSLPPLCWHLGRIQQIHPGPDGIIRAVTVRTINGTYTRNVKRLAPLPNSNSAQSSSAAVST